From one Paenibacillus sp. FSL K6-1330 genomic stretch:
- a CDS encoding ABC transporter permease subunit translates to MKGKRLLAVISERRSIHRETKPPNKGVNQTSLGKRIRVNWQLYLFLVPVMLYFLVFHYAPMYGIQIAFKNFIPSKGIMDSPWVGFDHFERFFHSYYFWDLLWNTFSLSFYELLIGFPLPIILALAFNEIRTGPFKKIVQTVTYAPHFISVVVMAGMIITFLSPSTGILIQFIKWMGIDAPNFLSDPAWFKTVYVLSGVWQSTGWGTIIYLAALSGVDPQQHEAAIVDGASRFKRLLHINLPAILPTVTILLILNMGNILTIGFEKILLLQNSLNMESSDVISTYVYRTGLVDAQYSFSTAVGLFNSVINVILLVTVNRIARRTSENSLW, encoded by the coding sequence ATGAAGGGGAAAAGACTACTTGCTGTGATATCCGAAAGACGTTCAATCCATCGCGAAACGAAGCCGCCTAATAAGGGTGTAAACCAAACGTCTCTTGGTAAAAGAATCAGGGTGAACTGGCAGCTCTATCTGTTCTTGGTGCCGGTCATGCTGTATTTCCTTGTATTTCACTATGCGCCCATGTATGGTATCCAGATTGCCTTTAAGAACTTTATCCCTAGCAAAGGAATCATGGACAGCCCATGGGTGGGTTTCGATCATTTTGAGCGTTTCTTCCATTCCTACTATTTCTGGGATTTGCTGTGGAATACGTTCAGCCTCAGCTTCTACGAGCTGTTAATCGGGTTTCCGCTGCCGATCATCCTGGCGCTTGCTTTCAACGAAATCCGGACGGGTCCCTTCAAGAAAATAGTCCAGACCGTTACGTATGCGCCTCATTTTATATCCGTTGTTGTCATGGCGGGTATGATTATTACGTTCTTATCGCCGTCCACAGGCATACTGATCCAATTTATCAAATGGATGGGCATCGACGCGCCGAATTTTCTGTCGGATCCGGCCTGGTTCAAGACCGTATATGTTCTGTCTGGGGTCTGGCAAAGCACTGGATGGGGGACCATTATATATCTGGCTGCGCTGTCCGGTGTCGATCCCCAGCAGCATGAAGCTGCGATCGTGGATGGGGCCAGTCGTTTCAAACGATTGTTGCACATCAACCTGCCGGCCATACTCCCAACCGTCACCATTTTGTTAATTTTGAACATGGGCAACATTCTTACGATAGGCTTCGAAAAAATACTGCTGCTGCAGAACTCACTGAATATGGAGTCTTCTGATGTCATTTCAACTTATGTCTACCGGACCGGTCTGGTAGACGCGCAGTACAGCTTCTCGACAGCCGTTGGCCTGTTCAACTCCGTTATCAACGTCATTTTACTGGTAACGGTTAACCGGATTGCCAGACGCACCAGCGAGAACAGCCTATGGTAG
- a CDS encoding carbohydrate ABC transporter permease codes for MVTAMKESKWDKVFLGSVYIYLSIALIVVLYPLIYILSASISSPQQVNSGAMWLFPKEITLAGYQLVFENPKIWNGYLNTIVYTGIGTLLNLAVTLPAAYALSRSDLVGRQLFLGFILFTMFFTGGLVPTYLVVRNLGLINTMGALILPVAASVWNIIVARTFFQTTIPKELQEAAYMDGCTNLKLFVRIILPLSAPIIAVMALFYGVSHWNSYFPALIYLNDESKYPLQMVLRQILVLQEMTAETTGAGISGDAARAMNSKAETASLIKYGVIVVSTLPIVALYPFLQRYFVQGVMIGSVKG; via the coding sequence TTGGTTACCGCTATGAAGGAATCGAAGTGGGACAAGGTATTTCTTGGCAGCGTCTATATCTATTTATCCATCGCTCTGATTGTTGTTCTTTATCCGCTTATTTATATTCTCAGCGCATCGATCAGCAGCCCGCAGCAGGTGAATTCGGGTGCGATGTGGCTGTTTCCCAAGGAGATTACCTTGGCCGGATACCAGCTGGTCTTCGAAAACCCGAAGATTTGGAACGGATATCTGAACACGATAGTCTATACTGGGATAGGAACGCTGTTGAACCTGGCCGTAACTCTGCCTGCAGCCTATGCGCTCAGCAGGTCTGATTTAGTCGGTCGTCAACTGTTCTTGGGATTTATTCTGTTCACGATGTTCTTTACCGGAGGGCTTGTGCCAACGTATCTCGTAGTCCGGAATTTGGGGCTGATCAACACGATGGGGGCGCTCATTCTTCCCGTAGCAGCATCGGTATGGAATATAATTGTTGCCCGGACGTTCTTTCAGACGACGATCCCGAAGGAACTGCAGGAAGCGGCATACATGGACGGCTGTACCAACCTGAAGCTGTTCGTCCGCATTATTCTGCCGTTGTCCGCACCGATTATCGCAGTCATGGCTTTGTTTTACGGGGTCAGTCACTGGAACAGCTATTTTCCGGCTCTGATCTATCTCAACGATGAGAGCAAGTACCCTCTGCAGATGGTATTACGGCAGATTCTGGTTCTTCAGGAAATGACGGCGGAGACGACCGGCGCGGGAATCAGCGGGGATGCCGCCAGGGCAATGAATTCCAAAGCCGAAACCGCATCACTGATCAAATACGGGGTTATCGTCGTATCGACACTGCCGATTGTGGCTCTCTATCCTTTTTTACAGCGATACTTTGTCCAAGGGGTCATGATTGGCTCTGTAAAAGGATGA
- a CDS encoding helix-turn-helix domain-containing protein: MTIHKLRSFIVSTFRINWNHFKSKLLLRYVLSYILIFLIPLTGVTIFVYDSAVNGLRSEIELSNINQLNQVKMNIDSRIAELREISGRIAYDRRLTPYMVRDSYYRVEAIQALANYKANSSIIEDIFLYYHNDPVIYSYRGLTNVNVAFDSFYRYENWNLEDIIVALNETNQMLIRPAENVTINSSRQEAMLTIIVPIKPNAPYPYGSVIYMVKESNLTGVMDSILSDFTGSSYIFNQNDEVLTANHQGVSLSQEHLGTLAALDAGIHNVSLKNDKYSVVSVKSGENGWNYMTIMPSYQFFSRVAHVQTLILMVFGIAVVTGVLAAFVLARRQYHPIKDLMEFAKLRVNDTPEPRTRNEWDWIRQTLHDYSARIDMQEPFVRNQCMLLLLKHGKPDDPEIERMIAGVGLESPQEQVIYFCVILSWEENDATEDVQNDRQQVHEILSHVEPSGLHANIYGVEFSADNQFALIVSLPDPGQDLLKLRMEQIIRAVQELISENTRLDPSMGVGTPYRSLGQLNQSFIEAATALEHRMVGSSRITYFDQLAEQSHPVAKGVWLPRKSLLKLEQSLKQGNESVAVQMIAEMMETIRSEPLQIHLLRCICFDLLNALLRSASEVGMNEVFSNISDYTSFETLEEFEDKLLSLTTEVCEKVERNHEQAAPKLIDDIVHYVNQQFADYTLSLEHVALKFSVSTSYLSRSFKEKTGISFSQYIWKRRTEEVIRLLVTTSAPLKEIIEQVGYLDAPNFIRKFKKETGLTPGQYRKQHHSNRLDI; the protein is encoded by the coding sequence AGATCATTCATCGTATCCACTTTCCGGATAAACTGGAATCACTTTAAGTCGAAGCTGCTCTTAAGATACGTTCTGTCTTATATTCTGATCTTCCTGATTCCCCTGACGGGGGTAACCATTTTCGTTTATGATAGCGCTGTCAACGGACTTCGTTCCGAGATTGAACTATCCAACATTAATCAATTGAACCAGGTCAAAATGAACATCGACTCCCGTATCGCAGAGCTTCGGGAGATTTCAGGCCGAATCGCTTATGACAGACGCTTAACTCCTTATATGGTTCGTGATTCTTATTACAGGGTGGAAGCCATTCAAGCTTTGGCCAACTATAAGGCGAACAGCAGCATCATTGAAGACATTTTCTTATACTATCATAACGACCCGGTTATCTATTCTTACCGCGGCCTAACGAATGTTAACGTTGCGTTCGATTCCTTTTATCGTTATGAGAACTGGAATCTGGAAGATATAATCGTTGCTCTGAACGAAACGAATCAGATGTTAATACGGCCTGCCGAGAATGTTACAATCAACAGCTCTAGGCAGGAGGCGATGCTGACTATAATCGTACCTATTAAGCCCAATGCTCCCTATCCCTACGGAAGTGTCATATATATGGTGAAAGAGTCCAACCTTACCGGGGTCATGGATTCCATTCTTAGCGATTTCACCGGGAGCAGCTACATCTTCAATCAAAATGATGAAGTGCTTACAGCCAACCATCAAGGCGTATCCCTGTCTCAAGAACATCTCGGGACATTGGCTGCGCTTGATGCCGGCATACACAATGTCTCCCTGAAGAATGACAAGTACTCCGTCGTATCCGTCAAATCCGGGGAGAATGGCTGGAACTACATGACCATCATGCCAAGCTACCAGTTCTTCAGCCGGGTCGCTCATGTACAGACGCTCATTCTCATGGTGTTTGGCATCGCAGTCGTAACCGGAGTGCTCGCCGCTTTTGTACTGGCTAGACGCCAATATCACCCGATTAAGGACTTGATGGAATTCGCCAAGCTCAGAGTCAACGATACCCCAGAGCCAAGAACGCGCAATGAATGGGATTGGATTCGTCAGACCCTTCACGATTACAGTGCCCGTATCGATATGCAAGAACCCTTCGTGCGCAACCAATGCATGCTGCTTCTACTGAAGCACGGCAAGCCGGATGATCCCGAAATCGAGCGAATGATCGCCGGAGTCGGACTGGAATCTCCCCAAGAACAAGTCATTTATTTCTGTGTGATTCTGTCCTGGGAAGAAAACGATGCGACCGAGGATGTCCAGAATGATCGTCAGCAGGTGCATGAAATTCTCAGCCATGTTGAACCATCAGGGCTTCATGCGAATATTTACGGCGTTGAATTCTCAGCCGATAATCAATTTGCGCTGATCGTATCACTTCCTGACCCTGGTCAAGATTTGCTGAAGCTCCGGATGGAGCAGATCATTCGCGCGGTCCAGGAATTGATCTCCGAGAACACGCGGCTCGATCCGAGCATGGGCGTAGGTACGCCTTACCGGAGTTTAGGGCAGCTGAACCAATCCTTCATCGAAGCCGCAACCGCACTGGAGCACCGAATGGTTGGCAGCAGCCGCATCACCTATTTCGACCAATTGGCAGAGCAGAGTCATCCTGTCGCCAAAGGCGTGTGGCTTCCAAGAAAATCGCTGCTCAAGCTGGAGCAAAGCCTGAAGCAAGGCAACGAGTCGGTGGCTGTGCAGATGATCGCCGAGATGATGGAGACCATCCGGAGCGAACCGCTGCAGATTCATCTGCTGCGCTGCATTTGCTTCGATCTGCTGAACGCACTGCTTCGTTCCGCCTCCGAGGTCGGAATGAACGAAGTATTCAGCAATATCTCGGACTATACGTCGTTTGAGACGCTTGAGGAATTCGAGGACAAGCTGTTGTCGCTGACGACAGAGGTTTGCGAGAAGGTTGAGCGCAACCATGAGCAAGCAGCGCCTAAACTGATCGATGATATCGTACATTATGTGAATCAGCAGTTTGCCGACTATACGCTCAGCCTGGAGCATGTTGCCCTTAAATTTTCCGTCTCTACCTCTTACTTAAGCCGCAGCTTCAAAGAGAAGACCGGGATCAGTTTCTCGCAGTATATCTGGAAGAGGCGCACGGAAGAAGTCATTCGGCTGCTTGTGACGACAAGCGCTCCCCTGAAGGAAATCATCGAACAGGTGGGCTACCTGGATGCACCCAATTTCATCCGCAAATTCAAGAAAGAAACCGGGCTTACGCCCGGTCAGTACCGCAAACAACATCACTCGAATAGGCTGGATATATAA
- a CDS encoding glycosidase — protein sequence MKITRHPNNPIVVPGKYEWRKVTVFNPAVIIDNGKFYMIERTAGSLTPCKNVLGLLESEDGVNFTHVKDEPIVTPDMLGFPYGSVQDPRIVKIDGTYYLNYALRPCAMSYYPTGAGIPERSIPKYPDGWGEEEGHWLTRSSIVKSDNLIDWEFVADTTPLDINDRDNILFPEKINGKYVLLRRPEEYVGAAYGTDSAAMWITYSEDLVHWEEPKLLAKAENTAWESRKIGGATPPVRTDKGWLVLYHGVDDKVVYRVGAMLLDLNNPEKVIARTKNFIMEPETYYEKFGYQIPNVVFPTGNVVKDGLLYIYYGVTDTAIALATVPVDELVEHILNEPQ from the coding sequence ATGAAAATTACGAGACATCCGAACAATCCGATCGTCGTTCCGGGGAAGTACGAATGGCGTAAAGTCACCGTATTCAATCCTGCGGTTATTATCGACAACGGCAAGTTTTACATGATCGAGCGTACCGCAGGCTCGCTAACGCCTTGCAAGAATGTTTTGGGACTGCTGGAGAGTGAAGACGGAGTGAATTTTACGCACGTAAAAGACGAGCCGATCGTGACTCCTGACATGCTGGGCTTTCCATATGGAAGCGTCCAGGACCCGCGGATTGTCAAAATTGACGGCACGTACTATCTAAACTATGCCCTTAGGCCGTGCGCCATGAGTTACTATCCGACAGGAGCGGGCATACCGGAGCGTTCGATTCCGAAATATCCGGACGGGTGGGGAGAGGAGGAAGGCCACTGGCTCACTCGCTCTTCGATTGTGAAGTCGGACAATCTGATCGACTGGGAATTCGTTGCAGATACGACACCACTCGACATAAACGACCGTGACAACATTTTGTTCCCTGAGAAGATTAACGGAAAATATGTATTGCTGCGCCGTCCGGAGGAATACGTGGGTGCGGCTTACGGAACGGACAGCGCGGCGATGTGGATTACATACTCAGAGGATCTGGTTCATTGGGAAGAGCCGAAGCTTCTGGCCAAGGCCGAGAATACGGCGTGGGAATCCAGGAAAATTGGCGGAGCAACGCCACCTGTGCGAACCGATAAAGGCTGGCTGGTCCTTTACCACGGCGTTGATGATAAGGTCGTTTACCGTGTTGGGGCGATGCTTCTTGACCTGAACAACCCTGAGAAGGTCATAGCAAGAACTAAGAATTTCATTATGGAACCGGAAACATATTATGAGAAATTCGGTTATCAAATTCCGAATGTGGTGTTCCCGACAGGAAACGTGGTCAAAGACGGCCTGCTCTATATCTATTATGGTGTGACCGATACTGCAATTGCACTGGCTACCGTGCCGGTCGATGAGCTGGTAGAGCATATCTTGAACGAACCGCAGTGA
- a CDS encoding extracellular solute-binding protein, with product MKMTSKPWKLVLTGMTALSLLAGCSSASDTTTGTKSTEAAAVNKEGFPIVNEPLTLTMMAPDVGVQNWQDMIVLQQMKEMTGISFRYLNAPKDSFDTKKNLVFASGDYPDVFYAAGLTAAEQMNYGEQGILIPLEELIEEYAPNFKALMDEIPEIRKSITAPDGHIYSLPAIDLSQHWYRNPMWYNGDFMEALNIDKLPETTEELYTFLKRVKEEDPNGNGVADEIPISSVSTATTNARDIRTWLLGAFGVYEDEIYVDDEDVVHYTPIEEGFREYLVYMNRLWKEDLLDHESYSQTAEQKKAKAQNNQVALFSDWHAYMTKGGEPSTKDPMFAPVKSDLVDKPAIAKNRGITTGAFAITVTNPAPEASMRWVDYLYSYEGSLFFNKGPEGKLWEYTDEANRVKRYLPVPDGKEMEDYRATLTPNYGIPAPTINTDDINKGLKTDFDLWVEKETKEKLLDRGARPPFPALFLTVEEQTEINSLNSDLSTYVQQMEAKFVTGAEPLSNWDNYLSTMKKMGADRVVEIYQGAYDRWKSN from the coding sequence ATGAAGATGACAAGCAAACCTTGGAAGCTGGTGTTGACGGGCATGACGGCCCTGTCTCTGCTCGCCGGATGCAGTTCGGCCAGCGATACGACTACTGGTACGAAGTCAACAGAAGCAGCCGCAGTGAATAAGGAAGGCTTCCCGATTGTTAATGAACCACTAACACTGACGATGATGGCACCTGATGTCGGTGTTCAGAACTGGCAGGATATGATCGTTCTGCAGCAGATGAAGGAAATGACGGGCATTTCCTTCCGATACTTAAACGCTCCGAAGGATAGCTTTGATACGAAGAAGAACCTCGTATTTGCCAGCGGCGATTACCCGGATGTCTTCTATGCTGCAGGCTTGACGGCGGCTGAACAGATGAACTATGGCGAGCAGGGAATTCTGATTCCGCTTGAGGAGCTTATCGAGGAATATGCTCCGAACTTCAAGGCGCTGATGGACGAGATTCCCGAGATCCGTAAATCCATTACCGCTCCTGATGGGCATATCTACTCCTTGCCTGCGATCGATTTAAGCCAGCACTGGTATCGCAACCCGATGTGGTATAACGGAGATTTCATGGAGGCCCTGAATATCGACAAGCTTCCGGAGACGACCGAGGAGCTCTATACCTTCCTGAAGCGGGTAAAAGAAGAAGATCCGAACGGCAATGGTGTCGCCGATGAAATCCCGATCTCTTCCGTATCGACAGCAACGACCAATGCTCGGGATATTCGTACTTGGCTTCTTGGCGCTTTCGGCGTTTATGAAGACGAAATTTATGTTGATGATGAGGATGTTGTTCATTATACCCCGATAGAAGAGGGCTTCAGAGAGTATCTGGTCTATATGAACCGTCTATGGAAAGAGGATCTGCTTGACCACGAAAGCTATTCACAAACCGCAGAACAGAAAAAGGCCAAGGCACAGAACAATCAGGTGGCCCTGTTCTCCGACTGGCATGCCTACATGACCAAAGGGGGAGAACCGTCCACCAAAGATCCGATGTTCGCTCCGGTGAAGAGCGATTTGGTAGACAAGCCGGCCATCGCCAAGAACAGAGGGATTACTACGGGAGCTTTTGCAATCACGGTTACCAATCCTGCCCCTGAAGCATCGATGCGTTGGGTGGACTACCTTTACTCTTATGAAGGATCGCTCTTTTTCAACAAAGGACCTGAAGGCAAGCTGTGGGAGTACACGGATGAAGCCAATCGTGTGAAGCGCTATCTGCCTGTTCCAGACGGCAAGGAAATGGAGGATTACCGTGCGACCTTGACGCCAAATTACGGCATTCCGGCTCCTACCATCAACACGGACGATATTAATAAAGGATTGAAGACCGACTTTGATCTGTGGGTTGAGAAGGAAACGAAGGAAAAGCTGCTTGATCGCGGAGCCAGACCTCCGTTCCCTGCTTTGTTTCTTACCGTTGAAGAGCAAACCGAGATTAACAGTCTGAACTCTGATCTGAGCACGTATGTACAACAGATGGAGGCGAAATTCGTTACCGGAGCAGAACCATTGTCAAATTGGGATAACTACCTGAGTACGATGAAGAAAATGGGTGCCGATCGGGTCGTTGAAATCTACCAAGGTGCATATGACCGCTGGAAGTCGAACTAA